AATGCCCGCAGCCAGCGGGCATTTTTGCTGGCAGCCGCTGTGCAGACCGCATATCTGCTGGGTTTTCTTGATCGGCGCAAGCCCTGTTCGCGGTAAAAGCGGACACACAGGTGACAACCCTGAGCCCCGCAGTTGCGGCACAGCCGGTCCCACACGCGACAATGGGGCGGTTACCAGTCACGCATAAGACAGAACATGGACGAGCCAATTCTTAGTATGGAAGAACGTGAGGCGATCAACTCTGGTCGCTGGTTTTCATCCCTTTCGCCCTCTTTGCGGCACGACATTCTTCGATGCGCTTACGTCAAACGATACAAAGATGGCATGCTCATCTGCGCTCGCGGCGAACCGCCCGAGGAGTGGATTGCCTGCGCACGTGGCGCGGTGCGGGTCAGCTCCACCTCCATCACGGGCAAGCAGATCACGCTGACCTATGTGGAGCCGGGCATCTGGTTCGGGGATGTGGCGATTCTAGATGGCGACAAGCGCACTCACGACGCCTATGCACATGGCGAGACCACGTTGCTGTGCGTCTCCAAGGCGGACTTCAAGCGCATTCTGGCAGAGCATGTGGAGTTTTCCGAAGCGATCTTGCGCCTCAATGCACGCCGAGTACGTCAGCTCTACGGCCTGGTGGAAGACCTCAACACCTTGCCGCTGCGCGCGCGCCTGGCCAAGCAGTTGCTGCACCTGACGCGCAGCTATGGCGTGATGAGCCTGTCGGACAGCAACGAAATCCGCATCGGCCTGCATCTGGCCCAGGAAGAGCTGGCCCAGTTGCTGGGCGCCTCGCGCCAGCGCGTGAACCAGGAGCTCAAGTCCATGGAGCGCGAGGAAGTGATTCGCATCGAGCCGGGTGGCCTCATCGTGCGCGACCGGGTGACGCTGCTGCGCATTGCAGACACGGATCACTGATTCACCCCCTGAGCGGCCTTGCCGCTTCCCCCTCTCTCGCTTCGCTGCGCTTGCGGGAGGGGGACGATGCCATCGCCGCGAGACGGCTCTTGCTCGGCATCTCTGGCGGGGATCGCGCCAGTTTTCACCTTCGTTTCTCTCTTGCCGCGTTCTGCGGCAGCACTCCCATTTCACGCATTCGCTCGCTGCACTTTTGTGCGGCGTGGCGGGCTGCGCCTTGCCCATCACAAATCGAACAAAGGACTGAGACAGCATGAGCACTTATGAGCATTTCGTCGGCACCCGCGCGGTTTCCGATCAGCATGCGTTTGATATCGATGCCATGACCAACTGGATGAGCCGGCATGTCCAGGGCTTTGAAGGTCCGCTGCAGGTGGAGATGTTCAAGGGCGGCCAGTCCAACCCCACCTACAAGCTGATCACGCCCGGCCGTAGCTATGTGATGCGCGCCAAGCCCGGTCCCGTGGCCAAGCTGCTGCCTTCGGCCCATGCGATCGAGCGCGAATACCGTGTCATGAAGGGCCTGGCCGGCACAGATGTGCCCGTGCCGCATATGTATGCGCTGTGCGAGGATGAATCCGTCATCGGACGCGCCTTCTACATCATGGAATTCATGGAAGGCCGTGTGCTCTGGGACCAGTCCCTGCCCGGCATGACGCCTGCGCAACGCGCCGAGATCTACGACGAGATGAATCGCGTGATCGCGGCCCTGCACAGCGTGAAGTTTGCCGAGCGCGGCCTGGCCGACTACGGCAAGAGCGGCAATTACTTCGAGCGCCAGATCGGTCGCTGGAGCAAGCAGTATGTGGCCTCCGTGACCCAGCCCATCCCCGAGATGGACAAGCTGATGGAGTGGCTGCCCGCCCATATGCCGGCCAGCGCACGCGACGAGGGACGTGTCTCCATCGTGCATGGCGACTACCGCCTGGACAATCTGATGTTCCACCCCACCGAGCCGCGCGTGATTGCCGTGCTGGACTGGGAGCTGTCCACGCTGGGGCA
This region of Comamonas thiooxydans genomic DNA includes:
- a CDS encoding Crp/Fnr family transcriptional regulator, whose product is MDEPILSMEEREAINSGRWFSSLSPSLRHDILRCAYVKRYKDGMLICARGEPPEEWIACARGAVRVSSTSITGKQITLTYVEPGIWFGDVAILDGDKRTHDAYAHGETTLLCVSKADFKRILAEHVEFSEAILRLNARRVRQLYGLVEDLNTLPLRARLAKQLLHLTRSYGVMSLSDSNEIRIGLHLAQEELAQLLGASRQRVNQELKSMEREEVIRIEPGGLIVRDRVTLLRIADTDH
- a CDS encoding phosphotransferase; this translates as MSTYEHFVGTRAVSDQHAFDIDAMTNWMSRHVQGFEGPLQVEMFKGGQSNPTYKLITPGRSYVMRAKPGPVAKLLPSAHAIEREYRVMKGLAGTDVPVPHMYALCEDESVIGRAFYIMEFMEGRVLWDQSLPGMTPAQRAEIYDEMNRVIAALHSVKFAERGLADYGKSGNYFERQIGRWSKQYVASVTQPIPEMDKLMEWLPAHMPASARDEGRVSIVHGDYRLDNLMFHPTEPRVIAVLDWELSTLGHPLADFSYHCMSWHIPAELGRGIAGLDIAGLGIPAEHDYIQRYCQRTGIADVATLQRDWNFYLAYNMFRIAAILQGIAKRVEAGTASSAQAKASGDTARPMAELAWSFAQRA